A genomic segment from Barrientosiimonas humi encodes:
- a CDS encoding lysoplasmalogenase family protein yields MRAAGQGGSRVVRVDRGERAAYAVAGVVTSLAGALGRRRTHAVSKAALMPLLQVGLVRDRRQFSPQGLGALLGATGAAWVGDLVLIAPEGGESDEASRRRLRKGAAAFAVQQLIYAGLLAQAGARPRPRSTALVAGTLLGLAALDTAKESKPDPVVTAYGVLLGTTGALALGMPRSAGDVAIGRIPWGGASFVASDAMILLGEQVLTGRAAQTGHGFVLATYALAQRWLVDGLAATARLKPVE; encoded by the coding sequence GTGCGCGCTGCCGGGCAGGGCGGGTCGCGCGTCGTCCGGGTGGATCGAGGGGAGCGAGCGGCGTACGCCGTTGCAGGAGTAGTCACTTCGCTCGCCGGAGCGCTCGGTCGGCGCCGCACCCACGCGGTGTCGAAGGCCGCGCTGATGCCGCTGCTGCAGGTCGGGCTGGTGCGCGACCGGCGTCAGTTTTCTCCGCAGGGCCTCGGTGCGCTGCTCGGGGCGACCGGTGCGGCGTGGGTCGGTGACCTGGTGCTCATCGCGCCCGAGGGCGGCGAGAGTGACGAGGCGTCGCGACGGCGGCTGCGCAAGGGTGCGGCGGCGTTCGCCGTGCAGCAGCTGATCTATGCGGGCCTGCTCGCGCAGGCGGGTGCCCGGCCCCGGCCGCGGTCGACAGCCCTGGTCGCCGGCACCCTGCTGGGACTGGCGGCGCTGGACACTGCGAAGGAGAGCAAGCCCGACCCGGTGGTGACGGCGTACGGCGTGCTGCTGGGCACCACCGGTGCCCTTGCGCTCGGGATGCCGAGGTCTGCAGGCGATGTCGCGATCGGCCGAATCCCTTGGGGCGGAGCGTCTTTCGTCGCCTCCGATGCGATGATCCTGCTCGGGGAGCAGGTGCTGACCGGCCGCGCCGCACAGACGGGCCACGGGTTCGTGCTCGCGACCTATGCCCTCGCGCAGCGGTGGTTGGTCGACGGCCTCGCCGCGACGGCGCGCTTGAAGCCGGTCGAGTAG
- a CDS encoding acyl-CoA dehydrogenase family protein, which yields MDFEPSPRAAELTDKMWDFMREEVFPAEADYHGYLAEHDPHDHPPVLEKLKASARERGLWNLFLPDVSGLTNLEYASIAEITGWSPFLAPEVINCAAPDTGNMEVLHMFGTDEQKQRYLEPLLAGEIRSGFAMTEPLVASSDATNISTRIERDGDEYVINGRKWFISGSADQRCKIFIVMGKTDPGAETHRQQSMVLVERDTPGMTIERHLPVMGYQDQHGHSEIVFDDVRVSATNLVRGEGDGFMIAQARLGPGRIHHAMRAIGMAERALGLMVSRAQERTAFGGPLIEQGVVQEQIANSRLEIDQARLLVQKTAWLIDQGGAKAARGEISQIKVAAPAALSAVVDRAIDVFGAAGVTEDFPIARFAAIARTLRIVDGPDAVHRRTIARVETRRERPYVESAAPTSPE from the coding sequence GTGGATTTCGAGCCCAGCCCGCGGGCGGCCGAGCTGACCGACAAGATGTGGGACTTCATGCGGGAGGAGGTATTCCCGGCGGAGGCCGACTACCACGGCTATCTGGCCGAGCACGACCCGCACGACCACCCGCCGGTGCTGGAGAAGCTGAAGGCGTCCGCGCGCGAGCGCGGCCTGTGGAACCTGTTCCTGCCGGACGTGTCGGGGCTGACCAACCTGGAGTACGCCTCGATCGCGGAGATCACCGGGTGGTCGCCGTTCCTCGCGCCGGAGGTGATCAACTGCGCCGCGCCCGACACCGGGAACATGGAGGTGCTGCACATGTTCGGCACCGACGAGCAGAAGCAGCGCTACCTCGAGCCGCTGCTCGCGGGGGAGATCCGGTCGGGCTTCGCCATGACCGAGCCGCTGGTCGCCTCGAGCGACGCGACCAACATCTCGACGCGCATCGAGCGCGACGGCGACGAGTACGTCATCAACGGGCGCAAGTGGTTCATCAGCGGCTCGGCGGACCAGCGCTGCAAGATCTTCATCGTCATGGGCAAGACCGACCCCGGCGCCGAGACGCACCGGCAGCAGTCGATGGTGCTCGTCGAGCGCGACACCCCCGGCATGACGATCGAGCGGCACCTGCCGGTCATGGGGTATCAGGACCAGCACGGGCACTCGGAGATCGTGTTCGACGACGTGCGGGTGTCGGCCACCAACCTGGTGCGCGGCGAGGGCGACGGGTTCATGATCGCCCAGGCGCGCCTCGGCCCTGGCCGCATCCACCACGCGATGCGCGCGATCGGCATGGCCGAGCGGGCGCTGGGGCTGATGGTGTCTCGGGCCCAGGAGCGCACGGCCTTCGGCGGCCCGCTGATCGAGCAGGGCGTCGTGCAGGAGCAGATCGCGAACAGTCGGCTCGAGATCGACCAGGCGCGGCTGCTGGTGCAGAAGACCGCGTGGCTGATCGACCAGGGCGGGGCGAAGGCCGCGCGCGGCGAGATCTCGCAGATCAAGGTCGCGGCGCCCGCGGCGCTCAGCGCCGTGGTGGACCGGGCGATCGACGTGTTCGGCGCGGCCGGCGTCACCGAGGACTTCCCGATCGCGCGCTTCGCCGCGATCGCGCGCACGCTGCGCATCGTCGATGGTCCCGACGCCGTCCACCGGCGCACGATCGCGCGGGTCGAGACCAGGCGCGAGCGGCCGTACGTCGAGAGCGCGGCGCCCACGTCGCCCGAGTAG
- a CDS encoding YciI family protein yields the protein MSRYLMLLPAPEAEWAKLPPEEHEKGMRAHERFNAELAEGGHKVIVSSPLHPSAEAVSMRPDGAGGTVVTDGPFTESVEQVVGFYLIESDDREGLEACCRQLASTGDLIELRELE from the coding sequence ATGAGCCGCTACCTGATGCTGCTGCCCGCGCCCGAGGCCGAGTGGGCCAAGCTGCCGCCGGAGGAGCACGAGAAGGGGATGCGGGCGCACGAGCGATTCAACGCCGAGCTCGCCGAGGGCGGGCACAAGGTGATCGTCTCCAGCCCGTTGCACCCGTCGGCCGAAGCGGTGTCGATGAGGCCCGACGGCGCCGGCGGCACGGTCGTGACGGACGGTCCGTTCACCGAGTCGGTCGAGCAGGTGGTCGGGTTCTACCTCATCGAGAGCGACGACCGGGAGGGCCTGGAGGCGTGCTGCCGCCAGCTGGCCAGCACGGGCGACCTGATCGAGCTGCGCGAGCTGGAGTAG
- a CDS encoding NAD-dependent epimerase/dehydratase family protein — MAGGRPRTAFVTGAAGFLGRHLVTRLVGAGWDVTGFCREGDRIDLLPAATRIAMGDLLDRASIDRALTGLDEPVVFHLAGNTTTWSQQRAAQWRDNVGGTATLLESAPRAGARRLVYTSSISSYGWQPGVRLREDSPSNVETKGDNYGRSKRAAEHLVHRAAAAGALSTVTLNPVNILGPGDVSNWARQLILPVANDSLPVVPPGHASWIAVHDVVDAHLAAVDAPLAGTNVILGGVEASFLEVVRTIAGLLDKPVPAAATPRPQLVALFAASQVKAALTRSEPELSLAKYRRATGDLVVDDGLARRMLGLGRTSLEDMLAATIDWLREVDLLPAPASGERAR; from the coding sequence ATGGCTGGTGGACGGCCGCGCACCGCCTTCGTCACCGGAGCGGCTGGCTTCCTGGGTCGGCACCTGGTCACCCGCCTGGTCGGCGCGGGGTGGGACGTGACCGGCTTCTGCCGCGAGGGCGACCGGATCGACCTGCTGCCGGCGGCCACGCGCATCGCGATGGGCGACCTGCTGGACCGCGCGTCGATCGACCGCGCGCTGACCGGGCTCGACGAGCCGGTCGTGTTCCACCTCGCGGGCAACACGACCACCTGGTCCCAGCAGCGAGCAGCGCAGTGGCGCGACAACGTCGGCGGGACCGCGACCCTGCTGGAGAGCGCGCCGCGGGCGGGTGCGCGTCGGCTGGTCTACACCTCCTCGATCAGCAGCTACGGCTGGCAGCCGGGTGTGCGGCTGCGCGAGGACAGCCCCTCCAACGTCGAGACAAAGGGCGACAACTACGGACGTTCCAAGCGTGCCGCCGAGCACCTCGTGCACCGCGCGGCGGCCGCGGGGGCGCTGTCGACGGTCACCCTGAACCCGGTCAACATCCTCGGGCCGGGCGATGTCTCGAACTGGGCGCGGCAGCTGATCCTGCCGGTCGCCAACGACTCGCTCCCGGTGGTCCCGCCCGGGCATGCCAGCTGGATCGCGGTGCACGACGTGGTCGACGCGCACCTGGCCGCGGTGGACGCGCCGCTCGCCGGCACGAACGTCATCCTCGGCGGCGTCGAGGCGTCGTTCCTCGAGGTGGTTCGTACGATCGCGGGCCTGCTCGACAAGCCGGTGCCCGCGGCGGCGACCCCGCGCCCGCAGCTGGTGGCGCTGTTCGCGGCGTCGCAGGTCAAGGCCGCACTGACCCGCTCGGAGCCGGAGCTGAGCCTGGCGAAGTACCGCCGGGCCACCGGGGACCTGGTCGTCGACGACGGGCTGGCCCGCCGGATGCTCGGGCTGGGGCGCACGTCGCTCGAGGACATGCTCGCCGCGACGATCGACTGGCTGCGCGAGGTCGACCTGCTCCCTGCACCGGCGTCCGGGGAGCGCGCGCGATGA
- a CDS encoding NYN domain-containing protein: protein MPAPRVAVYIDFDNVVISRYDQVHAGKRDPWRADNARDHVADWGSTDPVDVRLAEATVDIGAVLDYAASYGTVALARAYADWSVPANAAYRRQLVDRAVDLTQLFPVSGTKNGADIRLAIDAMEDLGQYADITHVVIVGGDSDYIALAQRCKQWGRFVVGIGVTGSTSRALIAACDEFSSYDALPGVPPLEDDQPSSEPDAEEAQPAADATTKAPAKKATAKKTASGRASKTAAKKTAKAPAKKSGQQEATDLLLRALTIAADRGDEAEWFFGGGIKSQMQRMDPGFKEKALGFKNFSDFVQSRDDLVEVQLTDDAGHLRLRLKES from the coding sequence ATGCCTGCACCTCGCGTCGCCGTCTACATCGATTTCGACAACGTCGTCATCTCCCGCTACGACCAGGTGCACGCCGGCAAGCGTGACCCGTGGCGGGCCGACAACGCCCGTGACCACGTGGCGGACTGGGGCAGCACCGACCCGGTCGACGTGCGGCTGGCCGAGGCGACCGTCGACATCGGTGCGGTGCTGGACTACGCGGCGTCCTACGGCACGGTCGCCCTGGCCCGGGCCTACGCCGACTGGTCGGTGCCGGCCAACGCGGCCTACCGCCGGCAGCTGGTCGACCGCGCGGTCGACCTGACCCAGCTGTTCCCGGTGTCCGGCACCAAGAACGGCGCCGACATCCGGCTGGCCATCGACGCGATGGAGGATCTCGGCCAGTACGCCGACATCACCCACGTCGTCATCGTCGGCGGCGACTCCGACTACATCGCCCTCGCGCAGCGCTGCAAGCAGTGGGGCCGGTTCGTCGTCGGCATCGGCGTGACCGGTTCGACCAGCCGCGCGTTGATCGCGGCGTGCGACGAGTTCAGCTCCTACGACGCGCTGCCCGGCGTCCCGCCGTTGGAGGACGACCAGCCGTCCTCGGAGCCGGACGCCGAGGAGGCGCAGCCGGCTGCGGACGCGACCACGAAGGCCCCTGCGAAGAAGGCGACGGCCAAGAAGACGGCGAGCGGGCGCGCGTCCAAGACCGCGGCCAAGAAGACCGCAAAGGCGCCGGCCAAGAAGTCGGGGCAGCAGGAGGCAACCGACCTGCTGCTGCGCGCGCTGACCATCGCGGCCGACCGCGGCGACGAGGCCGAGTGGTTCTTCGGCGGCGGCATCAAGAGCCAGATGCAGCGGATGGACCCCGGCTTCAAGGAGAAGGCGTTGGGGTTCAAGAACTTCAGCGACTTCGTGCAGTCCCGCGACGACCTCGTCGAGGTGCAGCTGACCGACGACGCAGGGCACCTGCGGCTGCGGCTCAAGGAGTCGTGA
- a CDS encoding nucleoside deaminase: protein MDVTSRDLELLERAVDLAEAAVEAGDEPFGSVLVDADGTVRFEDHNHVSGGDHTQHPELAIALWAVREMSPEERAAATVYTSGEHCPMCAAAHGWVGLGRIVYASSSEQLGEWMRDMGVAPGPVASLRIRQVVPGAEVAGPVPELAERVRRLHERKVKGDGV from the coding sequence ATGGACGTCACGTCGAGGGACCTGGAGCTTCTGGAGCGTGCGGTCGACCTGGCCGAGGCGGCGGTCGAGGCGGGTGACGAACCGTTCGGGTCGGTGCTCGTCGACGCTGACGGCACAGTGCGATTCGAGGACCACAATCACGTGTCGGGCGGCGACCACACGCAGCACCCCGAGCTCGCGATCGCCCTCTGGGCGGTGCGCGAGATGAGCCCCGAGGAGCGGGCGGCGGCGACGGTCTACACCTCTGGTGAGCACTGCCCGATGTGCGCCGCCGCGCACGGCTGGGTCGGCCTGGGGCGCATCGTCTATGCCAGCTCGTCGGAGCAGCTGGGGGAGTGGATGCGTGACATGGGCGTGGCGCCGGGTCCGGTCGCGTCGTTGCGCATCCGGCAGGTGGTGCCCGGGGCTGAGGTGGCCGGGCCGGTGCCTGAGCTGGCCGAGCGCGTACGTCGGTTGCACGAGCGGAAGGTAAAAGGTGATGGGGTCTGA
- a CDS encoding GmrSD restriction endonuclease domain-containing protein, which translates to MSKYKVTQSAVTQLLEDVRREQIAIPELQRPFVWDSVKVRDLMDSLYKGYPVGYLITWQSVGAHLKGGTVAAHQQILIDGQQRITALRAAVAGLPVVDKRYRQVRIRIAFNPVTQEFATLTPALDRSPEWISDISELFNAASTYGFYSAYFDANPEADKGAVEAAIAGLEQVKNAQIGIIALNDDLDVETVSEIFIRINSKGVPLSSADFAMSKIATYGDRGRNLRKLIDYFCNLTVAPHVFADIETNDTEFAQTTYLSAISWLKDDSEDLYDPEYTDVIRVAGLVGFHRGKASSIVSELSGRDPETRKVDEARIPIAYDRLESALLQIVRKYHYENFVMTIKSAGFLTPKMIGSRNALNFAYALYLRRREEPEMSEGERKRIVRRWFVLSMLTGRHSASFESTWEQDMRRIDAVGAAAYLKQLEEGELTDGFWDVRLPAALETTSTASPFFQTFLAAQAKSGARGFLSKAITVAAMHQQSGDIHHIVPKDYLQKNGFPDRGDYNQVANFALTETSINISISNLPPSEYMAKLSEQIANGTLSLGEITDADDLATNLRENAVPDNLSEVVAGHYPEFLAARRRLMAQAIREYYESL; encoded by the coding sequence GTGTCCAAGTACAAGGTGACCCAGTCAGCGGTGACGCAGCTTCTGGAGGACGTCCGCCGCGAGCAGATCGCGATCCCCGAGCTGCAACGTCCGTTCGTCTGGGACTCGGTGAAGGTCCGAGACCTGATGGACTCCCTCTACAAGGGCTACCCGGTCGGCTACCTGATCACCTGGCAGTCCGTCGGAGCGCATCTCAAGGGCGGAACCGTCGCAGCGCACCAGCAGATCCTCATCGACGGGCAGCAGCGCATCACCGCGCTGCGCGCCGCGGTCGCCGGCCTGCCTGTCGTCGACAAGCGCTACCGGCAGGTGCGCATCCGGATTGCGTTCAACCCGGTCACCCAGGAGTTCGCCACCCTGACCCCAGCGCTCGATCGGAGCCCGGAGTGGATCTCCGACATCAGCGAGCTGTTCAACGCGGCCTCGACGTACGGCTTCTACAGCGCCTACTTCGACGCCAACCCGGAAGCGGACAAGGGCGCGGTCGAAGCCGCTATCGCCGGCCTCGAGCAGGTCAAGAACGCCCAGATCGGGATCATCGCCCTCAACGACGACCTCGACGTCGAGACTGTCTCGGAGATCTTCATCCGGATCAACTCCAAGGGCGTGCCGCTCTCCAGCGCCGACTTCGCGATGAGCAAGATCGCGACCTACGGGGACCGCGGTCGCAACCTGCGCAAGCTCATCGACTACTTCTGCAACCTCACCGTCGCGCCCCACGTGTTCGCCGACATCGAGACCAACGACACCGAATTCGCGCAGACGACATACCTTTCCGCGATCTCGTGGCTCAAGGACGACAGCGAGGACCTCTACGACCCGGAGTACACCGACGTCATCCGGGTCGCCGGACTCGTCGGGTTCCACCGGGGCAAGGCGTCCAGCATCGTGTCCGAACTGTCCGGACGCGACCCCGAGACACGCAAGGTCGACGAGGCCCGCATCCCGATCGCGTACGACCGGCTCGAGTCCGCGCTGCTGCAGATCGTGCGGAAGTACCACTACGAGAACTTCGTCATGACGATCAAGTCCGCCGGTTTCCTGACGCCCAAGATGATCGGTTCGCGCAACGCGCTGAACTTCGCCTACGCGCTCTACCTGCGTCGGCGCGAGGAACCGGAGATGTCCGAGGGCGAACGCAAACGGATCGTGCGGCGATGGTTCGTCCTGTCCATGCTCACCGGCCGGCACTCCGCAAGCTTCGAGTCCACCTGGGAGCAGGACATGCGACGCATCGACGCCGTCGGCGCCGCGGCCTACCTGAAGCAGCTCGAGGAGGGCGAGCTGACGGACGGCTTCTGGGACGTACGCCTTCCCGCCGCCCTCGAGACGACAAGCACCGCGAGCCCGTTCTTCCAGACCTTCCTCGCCGCCCAAGCCAAGTCCGGCGCGCGCGGCTTTCTCTCCAAGGCGATCACGGTCGCCGCGATGCACCAGCAGTCCGGCGACATCCACCACATCGTGCCCAAGGACTACCTGCAGAAGAACGGCTTCCCCGACCGCGGCGACTACAACCAGGTCGCCAACTTCGCCCTGACCGAGACCTCGATCAACATCTCCATCTCCAACCTGCCTCCGTCCGAGTACATGGCCAAGCTCTCCGAGCAGATCGCCAACGGGACCCTCTCCCTGGGCGAGATCACCGACGCGGACGACCTCGCGACGAACCTGCGCGAGAACGCCGTGCCGGACAACCTCTCCGAGGTGGTCGCTGGGCACTACCCGGAGTTCCTTGCGGCTCGGCGGCGGCTCATGGCGCAGGCGATCCGGGAGTACTACGAGTCGCTCTGA
- a CDS encoding TetR/AcrR family transcriptional regulator, which yields MIDPLDTVGIEYSGYRNSVATTRNPGSGRRRRRTDESAPRSQRRPTRSQTREHVLAAAAQVFSQHAYAGATLDQIAAAAGLTKGAIYSSFGGKEDLFFEVLRSRTRERVLAAREVLGNAPTFDGAEVGRLLERFTSDDPTWHLALIQFWASVTAAPGSGRLAELQRMRSELRADIESMLTSGGVPADRARWMSVAILALSNGLAIERAIDPGATEGVFAAALETWTE from the coding sequence ATGATCGATCCTCTCGATACCGTCGGTATTGAATACTCCGGGTATCGTAACAGCGTGGCCACGACACGGAACCCCGGCAGCGGCCGGCGACGACGGAGGACCGACGAATCGGCGCCGCGATCCCAGCGCAGGCCGACCCGGAGCCAGACCCGCGAGCACGTTCTCGCCGCAGCCGCGCAGGTGTTCTCTCAGCACGCGTACGCCGGCGCCACCCTCGACCAGATCGCCGCCGCCGCCGGGCTGACCAAGGGGGCGATCTACTCCAGCTTCGGCGGCAAGGAGGACCTGTTCTTCGAGGTGCTGCGCTCCCGGACGCGGGAGCGGGTGCTGGCCGCGCGCGAGGTGCTCGGCAACGCGCCGACGTTCGACGGCGCCGAGGTGGGCCGGCTGCTCGAGCGCTTCACCAGCGACGACCCCACCTGGCACCTCGCGCTGATCCAGTTCTGGGCCTCGGTGACCGCCGCGCCGGGGTCCGGACGCCTCGCCGAGCTCCAGCGCATGCGGTCCGAGCTGCGCGCCGACATCGAGTCGATGCTGACCAGCGGGGGCGTCCCCGCCGACCGCGCCCGCTGGATGTCGGTGGCGATCCTCGCGCTGTCCAACGGGTTGGCGATCGAGCGGGCGATCGACCCGGGCGCGACCGAGGGCGTGTTCGCCGCCGCGCTGGAGACCTGGACGGAGTAG
- a CDS encoding alpha/beta fold hydrolase produces MADHRTITLRDGRTLAYYEFGDPDGVPAIYSPGTPASGETGLVYDDAARAQGVRLVCVDKPGYGHSDVDPRRSLARYAEDVRELADALGLERFANVGESGGGPHALVLAYALGDRLTLNLVLAGMGPAHEAWVRDGMKPMNRVIFGAAQRAPWLLRPMMAAMGRAVRDDKRYAKFVEQQVKVSPPPDREVFGRYGDLLRPSAIGAFRQGTRGAVQELRMIASPWGFGLSEVRAPVLLWHGTEDVNVPIAVGRRVAQQLPNARLRVFEGAGHAVGMANQAEVMEAIRAAGERP; encoded by the coding sequence ATGGCCGATCACCGCACGATCACGCTGCGCGACGGGCGCACGCTCGCCTACTACGAGTTCGGCGATCCCGACGGGGTGCCGGCGATCTACTCGCCGGGCACGCCGGCCTCCGGTGAGACAGGCCTGGTGTACGACGACGCGGCCCGGGCGCAGGGCGTACGGCTGGTCTGTGTGGACAAGCCGGGATACGGGCACTCGGACGTGGACCCGCGGCGGAGCCTGGCGCGCTATGCCGAAGACGTGCGCGAGCTCGCCGACGCACTCGGGCTCGAGCGGTTCGCCAACGTCGGGGAGTCCGGCGGCGGGCCGCACGCGCTGGTGCTGGCGTACGCGCTCGGCGACCGGCTCACGCTGAACCTGGTGCTCGCGGGGATGGGTCCGGCGCACGAGGCGTGGGTGCGTGACGGGATGAAGCCGATGAACCGCGTGATCTTCGGGGCGGCGCAGCGTGCACCGTGGCTGCTGCGCCCGATGATGGCGGCGATGGGGCGGGCGGTGCGTGATGACAAGCGGTACGCGAAGTTCGTCGAGCAGCAGGTGAAGGTCTCGCCGCCGCCCGACCGGGAGGTGTTCGGCAGGTACGGAGATCTGTTGCGCCCCAGTGCGATTGGCGCTTTTCGGCAGGGAACGCGCGGTGCCGTGCAGGAGCTGCGGATGATCGCGAGCCCGTGGGGGTTCGGGCTGAGCGAGGTGCGGGCGCCGGTGCTGCTGTGGCACGGCACCGAGGACGTGAACGTGCCGATCGCGGTGGGGCGTCGCGTGGCGCAGCAGCTGCCGAACGCCCGGCTGCGGGTCTTCGAGGGCGCCGGGCACGCGGTGGGGATGGCCAACCAGGCTGAGGTGATGGAGGCGATCCGGGCGGCGGGGGAGCGGCCGTGA
- a CDS encoding M28 family peptidase — translation MPSNLTRRSLLSLAGAGAASAITMPAWATNGMRPAAVSAPTLSNFDKQIVSKISASRTLANLRHLSETIGQRYSGTPAENEAATFLQNTLRAYGYSVELQPFSVPDRRLGELSGSGLDTRLCWGVGAAARGAIRGTVTGPLVLAPSALPTDLPDSVDGAIVMRVVEGSEDLTTLAEAAAAKGAVAFVATRTDGQYPRQASAFAPTLSRNVSIPVVGVGQVQKYALLEAMPAELTLQMWLHTNVTSYNVLASVAGKQGAGGAASRDNVMVCAHYDSVIGAKGANDDGSGTVLTLELARIMRNLPTRANLQFALWGSEEVGLVGARHYVSQLDAAERARVRGVFNNDMVGTSWDPAERYWVLSYDGQPNVVNAQVLAAGERLGYRSQMSDVTQRGSSDHQAFQEQGMPSGNFSWRGVESPALLEPEYHSADDTIEENISMERLTVSMELIGCAAYALARQ, via the coding sequence ATGCCCAGCAACCTGACCCGCCGATCCCTGCTCTCCCTGGCCGGCGCCGGGGCCGCCAGCGCGATCACGATGCCCGCGTGGGCCACGAACGGCATGCGCCCCGCAGCAGTCAGCGCACCGACCCTGAGCAACTTCGACAAGCAGATCGTCAGCAAGATCAGCGCCTCTCGGACGCTCGCCAACCTGCGTCACCTGAGCGAGACGATCGGGCAGCGCTACAGCGGGACGCCGGCCGAGAACGAGGCGGCGACGTTCCTGCAGAACACGCTGCGGGCGTACGGCTATTCGGTTGAGCTGCAACCGTTCTCGGTGCCCGACCGGCGTCTCGGTGAGCTGTCGGGGAGCGGGCTCGACACCCGCTTGTGCTGGGGCGTGGGTGCCGCTGCGCGCGGAGCGATCCGCGGCACCGTGACCGGCCCGCTCGTGCTCGCGCCGAGCGCGCTGCCCACGGACCTGCCGGACTCGGTGGACGGCGCGATCGTCATGCGCGTGGTCGAGGGGAGCGAGGACCTCACGACGCTCGCCGAGGCGGCCGCGGCCAAGGGTGCGGTGGCGTTCGTCGCGACGCGGACCGACGGCCAATACCCGCGCCAGGCCTCGGCTTTCGCGCCGACGCTGTCGCGCAACGTGAGCATCCCCGTGGTCGGGGTCGGGCAGGTGCAGAAGTACGCGCTGCTCGAGGCGATGCCGGCCGAGCTGACGCTGCAGATGTGGCTGCACACCAACGTGACGTCGTACAACGTGCTCGCGTCGGTCGCCGGCAAGCAGGGTGCGGGCGGCGCCGCGTCGCGCGACAACGTGATGGTGTGCGCGCACTACGACTCGGTGATCGGGGCCAAGGGTGCCAACGACGACGGTTCGGGCACGGTGCTGACGCTCGAGCTGGCCCGGATCATGCGCAACCTGCCGACGAGAGCCAACCTGCAGTTCGCGCTGTGGGGCTCGGAGGAGGTCGGCCTGGTGGGTGCGCGGCACTACGTCTCGCAGCTCGATGCGGCCGAACGCGCCCGTGTGCGAGGGGTTTTCAACAACGACATGGTCGGGACGAGCTGGGACCCGGCGGAGCGGTACTGGGTGCTGTCGTACGACGGTCAGCCCAACGTCGTCAACGCGCAGGTGCTCGCCGCGGGGGAGCGGCTCGGCTATCGGTCGCAGATGAGCGACGTGACCCAGCGCGGGTCGAGCGACCACCAGGCGTTCCAGGAGCAGGGGATGCCGAGCGGCAACTTCTCCTGGCGCGGCGTCGAGTCGCCGGCGCTGCTGGAGCCGGAGTACCACTCCGCCGACGACACCATCGAGGAGAACATCTCGATGGAGCGCCTCACGGTGTCGATGGAGCTGATCGGCTGCGCTGCGTACGCCCTCGCCCGCCAGTAG
- a CDS encoding MBL fold metallo-hydrolase, whose product MITDVSSPGRVLGLTGLMPTLHVLGTCAGWPEPGRACCGYALRTSDSYLAVDLGHGTLGPLLQLLDGNLTRLAGVVVSHAHPDHCADLIGLARALVLGSSVRHVPLVAPPRVARTAAAADPEDGEQVIAEASATPESAASAGPFGVTTSPTPHYVENYACRVQADDRVLVHTGDTGPDERLARFASGADVLLSESTDRAQEQHHSADADTRRYLLTGSQAGELAMSAQVGHLVLTHFWPGNDRDLSRREAQKTYRGPVTVADEGAAIEV is encoded by the coding sequence TTGATCACTGATGTCTCCTCACCCGGCCGCGTCCTTGGATTGACTGGTCTCATGCCTACCCTGCACGTGCTCGGGACCTGCGCCGGCTGGCCGGAGCCAGGGCGCGCCTGTTGCGGGTACGCCCTCCGAACCAGCGACTCCTACCTCGCCGTCGATCTCGGGCACGGCACGCTCGGACCGCTGCTGCAGCTCCTCGACGGCAACCTGACGAGACTGGCCGGGGTCGTCGTCTCGCACGCCCATCCCGACCACTGCGCCGACCTGATCGGGCTGGCACGCGCGCTGGTCCTGGGGTCGAGCGTCCGACACGTGCCCTTGGTCGCGCCGCCGCGGGTAGCCCGAACCGCCGCTGCGGCCGATCCGGAGGACGGCGAGCAGGTCATCGCCGAAGCATCCGCCACACCCGAATCAGCAGCTAGCGCAGGCCCGTTCGGCGTGACCACCTCCCCGACCCCGCACTACGTCGAGAACTACGCATGTCGCGTGCAGGCGGACGACCGCGTGCTCGTCCACACCGGCGACACGGGACCCGACGAACGGCTTGCTCGGTTCGCCTCCGGCGCAGACGTGTTGCTGTCGGAGTCCACCGATCGAGCTCAGGAGCAACATCATTCAGCCGATGCAGACACCCGCCGCTACCTGCTCACCGGGTCACAGGCCGGCGAGCTGGCGATGTCCGCTCAGGTCGGACACCTCGTGCTGACCCACTTCTGGCCGGGCAACGACCGAGACCTGTCGCGGCGGGAGGCGCAGAAGACCTACCGCGGGCCGGTAACCGTTGCCGACGAGGGCGCGGCCATCGAGGTCTGA